A single region of the Rhipicephalus microplus isolate Deutch F79 chromosome 10, USDA_Rmic, whole genome shotgun sequence genome encodes:
- the LOC119181891 gene encoding carbohydrate sulfotransferase 11, with translation MNGPSPSCERWTFTCLCVCGCLFVLTTVFVQLPRFRITVRRVYDSQTRTDRPLIMDTTLKEYRTIRVESTEGPSHDAQDLTERVRDFCRRHAEQQKKRLGKMNQTESGALNIVYKNYKHLLYAVNPRNNRSVLYCSIPKVANTSLKTLLLSLNESHRGKYTESTMHYYVYSAMGLPFVLYRNQVNVSDLASAFKVMFVRHPFERLVSFFEDKTRRTVPTGKYFYYKYWNNAMARFRGAENVDRKKDLITFEEFIDLLLSIRPSNYDLHWQRYSDRCEPCLVPYDFVGTLKDVPVMYSALGMTNRSRLWVNKGPSDTKNVALSYFSRLPRSKVERLYSIYAVDFTMFGYSAKEYFNAANKTEDETVK, from the exons ATGAACGGACCGTCACCGAGCTGCGAGCGATGGACTTTCACGTGTCTCTGCGTTTGTGGGTGTCTTTTCGTCCTCACGACTGTGTTTGTGCAG cttccaCGATTTCGAATAACTGTGCGGAGGGTATACGATTCGCAAACCAGGACGGATCGGCCATTGATAATGGACACTACACTTAAAGAGTACAGAACTATTAGAGTCGAAAGCACCGAGGGTCCAAGTCACGATGCCCAAGACCTCACGGAACGCGTGCGAGATTTTTGTCGACGCCacgccgaacaacagaaaaagagGCTAGGGAAAATGAACCAAACGGAATCGGGTGCGTTaaacattgtctacaaaaactaCAAGCACCTTCTCTACGCGGTAAATCCGCGCAACAACCGCAGCGTGCTGTACTGCTCGATTCCCAAGGTTGCCAATACGAGCCTCAAGACGCTGCTGCTAAGCCTAAATGAGAGTCACCGGGGCAAGTACACCGAATCGACCATGCACTACTACGTCTACTCGGCCATGGGCTTGCCGTTCGTGCTGTACAGAAATCAGGTGAACGTGAGCGATCTGGCCAGCGCTTTCAAGGTGATGTTCGTGCGACACCCTTTCGAACGCCTCGTGTCATTCTTCGAAGACAAGACGAGACGTACAGTGCCGACGGGAAAGTATTTCTACTACAAGTACTGGAACAATGCGATGGCTCGCTTCAGAGGCGCCGAGAACGTGGACAGAAAGAAAGATCTGATCACGTTCGAGGAATTCATCGATCTCCTCCTGAGCATCCGACCGTCCAACTACGACTTGCACTGGCAACGTTACAGCGATCGCTGCGAGCCGTGTCTCGTTCCGTACGATTTCGTGGGTACCTTGAAAGACGTGCCCGTGATGTACAGCGCTCTAGGTATGACCAATCGCTCGCGGTTGTGGGTGAACAAGGGACCAAGTGACACCAAGAACGTCGCCCTATCGTACTTTTCACGACTTCCCAGGTCAAAGGTGGAGAGGCTGTACTCCATCTACGCTGTGGACTTCACGATGTTTGGTTATAGCGCTAAAGAGTACTTCAACGCGGCCAACAAAACCGAGGATGAAACCGTTAAGTGA